Proteins encoded within one genomic window of Paraburkholderia sp. HP33-1:
- a CDS encoding complex I subunit 5 family protein produces the protein MVATLFHPLHIFILGLGGGFVIPLLYRLGKPWLTLGFFIALCGIVLVSGVSFYGLLDGGETIEVLTAGALPPVSINLRFGLWEGFFTFSVNLVALLGALHLWDRLRGNYAALLLYLILVMGIDGMVMTRDLFNLFVFLEIVSISTYGLFGLDRTPAALAAAFKYIIATVIASTLFLLGAVLLYYASGTLNIDELLSLRDRLGGPIGTTAILLVFASLVIELKPFPANGWGLDVYETAPSGVAAMVSVGVSAGVFFALFKLLPLFDGQLTLLAVSGGVTFLFSNLLAIKQTKPQRVLGYSSIGQMALLMLSLALLRQVGADASIPLVIAGLFINHLFAKAGLFWLIGVLRRHGDDARAILSRSPLLIGLLGLFLVAIAGLPPFPGFWAKWELVLRLTAAGKPYWIVLILTGSLLEAGYMFHWFVRALAPSENEAKARPSVVALLPLFGVAVLLIAAAYMAAVFSGVASAWIFSPLAAGALFYAADRLPGRVKGVLALIAIALIGSLLCEGTDGIGGLFAWLLLAGSLVIAAASLYRDDVRAGFYPMLVVLTLSIPALLRSSTTLEFFYSWEIITLSSCFLIAKCRRAGPHVLTFLLFSLLAAFFLLAGFANVAAIDDTIALSALIHSGPEANRAFVLLAAGFLIKAGAIGVHVWLPGAYTEAEDDVTAMLSAVVSKVPMFGLLIGTYLTIRSEVGLELAHVMTWIGMLTTLFGALMAYRQNDFKRMLALSSMSQIGYIVSAIGLMSHLGWVTALYLVANHMFVKGILFLALAGVIVRTGTRNFADVGGLAREMPLTFAMVVIALVSMSGLPPLMGFGGKWLLLSAMTDKGWYGLVVCGLIATCVGFLYMLRLLNGIFLGPRPPQRPKVREAPVMLLVPQFLFVVGIVILSFFPKLLIEPVSAAIDPQFAATLVWGGMSLESIYGFWNPTPVVIVVLIVATIVFGLGVLYYRSRRGNARNAPDFYHFYRPILSRTVPPVAQLFWRGISHYALVAAARIRRVYTGNGQTYALYVLLYFLVIYFASTGLSGAGMQSGQ, from the coding sequence ATGGTAGCCACGCTCTTTCATCCGCTGCATATCTTCATTCTCGGGCTCGGCGGTGGCTTCGTCATTCCGCTGCTGTATCGGCTCGGCAAGCCGTGGCTCACGCTCGGCTTCTTCATCGCGCTGTGCGGCATCGTGCTCGTGTCCGGCGTATCGTTCTACGGCCTGCTCGACGGCGGCGAGACGATCGAGGTGCTGACCGCGGGCGCGCTGCCGCCGGTCTCGATCAATCTGCGCTTCGGCTTGTGGGAAGGCTTCTTCACGTTCAGCGTCAACCTGGTCGCGCTGCTCGGCGCATTGCATCTGTGGGACCGTCTGCGCGGCAACTATGCGGCGTTGCTGCTGTACCTGATTCTGGTGATGGGCATCGACGGCATGGTGATGACCCGCGACCTGTTCAACCTGTTCGTGTTTCTCGAGATCGTGTCGATCTCGACGTACGGGTTGTTCGGGCTCGACCGCACGCCTGCCGCGCTCGCCGCCGCGTTCAAGTACATCATCGCGACCGTGATCGCGTCGACGTTGTTCCTGCTCGGCGCGGTACTGCTCTACTACGCGAGCGGCACGTTGAACATCGACGAACTGCTGTCGTTGCGCGACCGGCTCGGCGGCCCGATCGGCACGACCGCGATCCTGCTCGTATTCGCGAGCCTCGTGATCGAGCTGAAGCCGTTTCCAGCGAACGGCTGGGGGCTCGACGTCTACGAAACCGCGCCGAGCGGCGTCGCCGCGATGGTGTCGGTCGGCGTGTCGGCGGGCGTGTTCTTCGCGCTCTTCAAATTGCTGCCGCTCTTCGACGGCCAACTCACGCTGCTCGCCGTGTCGGGCGGCGTCACGTTCCTGTTTTCAAACCTGCTCGCGATCAAGCAGACGAAGCCGCAACGCGTGCTCGGCTATTCGTCGATTGGGCAAATGGCGCTCCTGATGCTGTCGCTCGCACTGCTGCGCCAGGTCGGCGCGGACGCATCGATTCCGCTCGTCATCGCCGGCCTCTTCATCAACCATCTGTTCGCGAAGGCCGGACTCTTCTGGTTGATCGGCGTGCTGCGGCGGCACGGCGACGATGCCCGCGCGATCCTGTCGCGCAGCCCGCTCCTGATCGGCCTGCTCGGGCTCTTCCTCGTCGCGATCGCGGGGCTGCCGCCGTTCCCCGGCTTCTGGGCGAAATGGGAACTTGTCTTGCGCCTGACCGCCGCCGGCAAGCCCTACTGGATCGTGCTGATCCTGACCGGCTCGCTGCTCGAAGCGGGCTACATGTTCCACTGGTTCGTGCGCGCGCTCGCTCCATCCGAGAACGAAGCCAAAGCCCGTCCCAGCGTCGTCGCACTGCTGCCGCTCTTCGGCGTCGCGGTGCTGCTGATCGCGGCGGCCTATATGGCGGCCGTGTTCTCCGGCGTCGCGTCGGCCTGGATCTTCTCGCCGCTTGCGGCGGGCGCGCTGTTCTATGCGGCCGATCGTCTGCCGGGACGCGTGAAGGGCGTGCTCGCGCTGATCGCGATTGCGCTGATCGGCAGTCTGCTTTGCGAAGGCACGGACGGCATCGGCGGACTGTTCGCGTGGTTGCTGCTCGCGGGCAGCCTCGTGATCGCCGCGGCGAGCCTCTATCGCGACGACGTGCGCGCCGGCTTCTATCCGATGCTCGTCGTGCTGACGCTGTCGATTCCGGCGCTGCTGCGCTCATCGACGACACTCGAGTTCTTTTATAGCTGGGAAATCATCACGCTGTCGTCGTGCTTCCTGATCGCGAAGTGCCGCCGCGCGGGACCGCACGTGCTGACCTTCCTGCTGTTTTCACTGCTGGCGGCGTTCTTCCTGCTGGCGGGCTTCGCCAACGTCGCGGCGATCGACGACACGATCGCGCTATCCGCGCTGATTCACTCGGGACCGGAAGCGAACCGCGCGTTCGTGCTGCTTGCGGCCGGCTTCCTGATCAAGGCCGGCGCGATCGGCGTGCACGTATGGCTGCCGGGCGCCTACACCGAGGCGGAAGACGACGTGACCGCGATGCTGTCGGCGGTGGTCAGCAAGGTCCCGATGTTCGGCCTGCTGATCGGCACCTATCTGACGATACGCTCGGAGGTCGGCCTCGAACTCGCGCACGTCATGACATGGATAGGCATGCTCACTACCCTGTTCGGCGCACTGATGGCGTATCGGCAGAACGACTTCAAACGCATGCTGGCGCTCTCGAGCATGAGCCAGATCGGCTATATCGTGAGCGCGATCGGCTTGATGAGTCATCTCGGCTGGGTCACGGCGCTGTACCTGGTCGCCAATCATATGTTCGTGAAGGGCATTCTGTTCCTTGCGCTCGCAGGTGTGATCGTGCGCACCGGGACGCGCAATTTCGCCGATGTGGGCGGCCTCGCGCGCGAGATGCCGCTCACGTTCGCGATGGTCGTGATCGCGCTCGTATCGATGTCCGGCCTGCCGCCGCTGATGGGTTTCGGCGGCAAGTGGCTGCTGCTGAGCGCAATGACCGACAAGGGCTGGTACGGGCTCGTCGTCTGCGGGCTGATCGCGACCTGCGTCGGCTTTCTGTACATGCTGCGCCTGCTGAACGGCATCTTCCTCGGACCGCGCCCGCCGCAGCGGCCGAAAGTGCGCGAAGCACCGGTGATGCTGCTCGTGCCGCAGTTCCTGTTCGTGGTCGGCATCGTGATCCTGTCGTTCTTCCCGAAGCTGCTGATCGAGCCGGTGTCGGCCGCGATCGATCCGCAGTTCGCGGCGACACTGGTGTGGGGCGGTATGTCGCTCGAAAGCATCTACGGGTTCTGGAATCCGACACCTGTCGTAATCGTCGTGCTGATCGTCGCGACGATCGTGTTCGGGCTCGGCGTGCTCTACTATCGCAGCCGGCGCGGCAACGCGCGCAACGCCCCCGACTTTTACCACTTCTACCGGCCGATATTGAGCCGCACGGTGCCGCCGGTCGCGCAGCTATTCTGGCGTGGCATCTCGCACTACGCGCTGGTGGCGGCGGCCCGGATACGGCGCGTCTATACCGGCAATGGGCAGACCTATGCGCTGTATGTGCTGCTGTATTTTCTCGTGATCTATTTTGCAAGTACGGGGCTGAGCGGGGCGGGGATGCAATCAGGACAATGA
- a CDS encoding sodium:proton antiporter: MTTGIPVSTILLITGFCLALIGLWGMLTHRNILRIIIGFAVFDTGLHIVMVATGYITGGTAPIIDAALSKSAAAHRAIDPVPSALVVTAIVIGLSVTAVMLSFAIRLYAAKKTLSIDAFTESKW; this comes from the coding sequence ATGACTACCGGCATCCCGGTTTCGACGATCCTGCTGATCACGGGCTTCTGCCTTGCGCTGATCGGTCTGTGGGGCATGCTGACCCACCGCAACATCCTGCGCATCATCATCGGCTTCGCAGTGTTCGACACGGGGCTGCACATCGTGATGGTCGCGACCGGCTACATCACGGGCGGCACCGCGCCGATCATCGACGCGGCGCTCAGCAAATCCGCCGCCGCGCACCGGGCGATCGATCCGGTTCCATCGGCCCTCGTCGTCACGGCGATCGTGATCGGGCTATCGGTCACCGCCGTCATGCTTTCGTTCGCGATCCGTCTTTACGCCGCCAAAAAAACGCTTTCCATCGACGCCTTCACCGAGTCGAAATGGTAG
- a CDS encoding Na(+)/H(+) antiporter subunit B — translation MMRRVIALLTVLLFAVVFWRIVGGYTELQALRPLAWYYVVRGPIELGAPNIVTGILITFRGFDTLGEVAVLFMVAASVGMLLKEESNAASATAADETTHARRPAGEIVHTGKQVLLPMIFTFGCYVILNGHLSAGGGFQGGAIVASAVMLMMLARPRSPLNVALLGVVESLAGVIYVCIGILGLVLAGGFLDARFLPRGEFGAFFSAGAIPLISALLGVKVGAELSVIIDRFRS, via the coding sequence ATGATGCGTCGCGTGATCGCACTGCTGACGGTGCTGCTGTTCGCTGTCGTGTTCTGGCGGATCGTCGGCGGCTATACGGAGTTGCAGGCACTGCGCCCGCTCGCCTGGTATTACGTCGTGAGAGGGCCGATCGAACTCGGCGCGCCGAACATCGTGACCGGCATTCTGATCACCTTTCGCGGCTTCGACACGCTCGGCGAAGTCGCAGTGCTGTTCATGGTTGCGGCGAGCGTCGGCATGCTGCTGAAAGAGGAAAGCAACGCGGCGTCCGCCACCGCGGCAGACGAGACCACGCACGCGCGACGCCCCGCCGGCGAGATCGTGCATACCGGCAAGCAGGTGCTGCTGCCGATGATCTTCACCTTCGGCTGCTACGTGATCCTCAACGGCCACCTGTCGGCGGGCGGTGGTTTCCAGGGCGGCGCGATCGTCGCGTCGGCCGTGATGCTGATGATGCTCGCGCGACCCCGCTCGCCGCTGAACGTCGCGCTGCTGGGCGTCGTCGAGTCGCTGGCGGGTGTGATCTACGTTTGCATCGGCATTCTGGGCCTCGTGCTCGCGGGCGGCTTTCTCGACGCGCGCTTTCTACCGCGCGGCGAGTTCGGCGCATTCTTCAGCGCCGGCGCGATCCCGCTGATTTCCGCGCTACTCGGCGTCAAGGTCGGCGCGGAGCTTAGCGTCATCATCGACCGGTTCAGAAGCTGA